In one window of Littorina saxatilis isolate snail1 unplaced genomic scaffold, US_GU_Lsax_2.0 scaffold_750, whole genome shotgun sequence DNA:
- the LOC138955773 gene encoding immunoglobulin superfamily member 22-like isoform X2, which yields MTSLPDAAKNMESSSKQCGKSSYRSLGKKPPSRPQGPIKVLSTTKTSATIEWRAPEDDGGLPLSAYVLEKREFPRSTWSRVDKISPDMTSNTIQNLTTGSDYFFRVMAENKAGPSPPLEMDKPVRIKSPYDVPSAPTGLRVSNVTDKSADVSWTAPDSDGGTPITNYIVQTRIIPRSTFTTVQETTETKVTLTGLVADSQYMLQIIAVNAEGQSLPLQSREPICPEKILSKCLKSLFS from the exons ATGACGTCACTTCCTGATGCCGCCAAAAATATGGAGTCCTCTTCAAAGCAGTGTGGAAAAAGCAGCTACAGATCTCTGGGAAAAA AGCCACCATCCAGACCACAAGGACCCATCAAGGTCCTGAGCACCACCAAAACGTCAGCCACCATCGAGTGGCGCGCTCCAGAGGATGACGGAGGCTTGCCGCTTTCAGCTTACGTGCTGGAGAAGCGCGAGTTCCCTCGCTCCACCTGGAGCCGTGTGGACAAGATCAGTCCCGACATGACCAGTAACACCATCCAGAACTTGACCACTGGGTCAGACTACTTCTTCCGTGTGATGGCAGAGAACAAGGCTGGGCCCAGTCCACCTCTGGAGATGGACAAGCCTGTTAGGATCAAGAGTCCTTATG ATGTGCCATCAGCACCAACAGGCCTGCGCGTGTCCAACGTCACAGATAAATCAGCAGATGTGTCTTGGACCGCTCCGGACAGCGACGGTGGCACGCCCATCACCAACTACATCGTTCAGACCCGCATCATCCCTCGTTCCACCTTCACCACCGTCCAGGAGACGACAGAAaccaaagtgaccttgaccggcCTTGTTGCGGACAGCCAGTACATGCTGCAGATCATCGCAGTCAACGCTGAGGGACAGAGCCTGCCTCTGCAGTCCAGAGAACCCATCTGCCCAGAGAAGATCCTCAGTAAGTGTTTGAAAAGTCTCTTTTCATAA